TTTGCCGCCGCCGCTCGCCGTGTCGCCCTTGAAACCGGGCGCGGTCTCGGCGACCTTCAAGTCCACGGTCGTCGGCAATTCCACTTCGATGGGCTTGCCTTCGTACGTCAACAGTTCGACCATGATGTTCTCTTTCAAGAACTTGGCGCCTTCACCCAGGAGGTCGGCGGAGAGAATCGGCTGTTCGTACGTGTCCGTGTCCATAAAGACATAGTTTTCGCCATCGTGGTACAGGTACTGCACATTTTGATGATCGAGCCGCACATCTTGCACGCGCCCGCCGGATTGAAAGTTCTTATCAATCGTCGCGCCGGTGCGAACGTTGCGTAGCTTCGTCTTGATCGTCGCGTTGCCGCGTCCCTGCTTGACGTGTTGGTACTCTAGCACTTTGTAGAGATTGCCGTCATCATCAATAAAGGTCGTGCCTTTACGCAAGTCTTGAACACCAATCATTTTTGGAATACTCCTTTCAAAATTCGGCGCGGATTATACCACATGTCGCGCATTTCTGCGAAATGAACGCGCGCCGCCGGTCAATTTGGTCTTTCGCGTCTGTCCGCGTATAATAAATCTTCGCCATTTGTGGGGCAAGTTTCCAACTTGCCAAAC
This genomic interval from Chloroflexota bacterium contains the following:
- the efp gene encoding elongation factor P, producing the protein MIGVQDLRKGTTFIDDDGNLYKVLEYQHVKQGRGNATIKTKLRNVRTGATIDKNFQSGGRVQDVRLDHQNVQYLYHDGENYVFMDTDTYEQPILSADLLGEGAKFLKENIMVELLTYEGKPIEVELPTTVDLKVAETAPGFKGDTASGGGKPATLETGVVVTVPFFVNAGDTVRVDTRDGSYVTRV